The proteins below are encoded in one region of bacterium:
- a CDS encoding multiheme c-type cytochrome: MLFNFVFLNKYYCREIEIIYTNNTYGFLQPCSCPGAPYGGLNRRGTVLKEIRRDVHGSLLLDAGDLFSHINEEEKNRAVLDIYRHFNYDAVNIGANELNSGIEFLKEKSGILPFISSNIVSTRDQNPIFRNLVIIEKKDVKAGIFGIMGKNLNNIISPDKNMSDLNDLGIFILDPIDVLKKNIKELKEKVDFIVVLSRLSFEENIKLAGNVDGINLIIGGFDFKPNEEPLKIKNTILVQAGTKGHYIGKITLSKEPDFRPSNKLYTLDTSVKNDPEIQKMIDECEEKSADRQLKRLQVNNKHLGSVYCKGCHEKEYNQWETTRHARALESLKKEGKDRVLGCLSCHTLGYNLEGETGVQCEQCHKIFTNHDKIQKEPAGVSRHICINCHTIEQSPGFDYIEYLRKVIH, translated from the coding sequence ATGTTATTCAATTTTGTATTTTTAAATAAATATTATTGCAGGGAAATTGAAATTATTTATACAAATAATACGTATGGGTTTTTACAGCCGTGCAGTTGTCCCGGAGCCCCCTATGGAGGATTAAACCGCAGGGGGACAGTCCTCAAAGAGATAAGGCGGGATGTCCATGGTTCTCTCCTGCTTGACGCCGGCGATTTATTTTCTCATATTAATGAAGAAGAGAAAAACCGGGCGGTTTTGGATATATACAGGCATTTTAACTACGATGCTGTAAATATCGGCGCGAATGAACTCAATTCCGGTATTGAATTTCTGAAAGAAAAATCTGGAATACTACCGTTTATTTCCAGCAATATTGTTTCCACGCGGGACCAAAACCCTATTTTCAGAAATTTAGTTATAATTGAGAAAAAAGACGTAAAAGCGGGAATTTTTGGAATAATGGGAAAAAATTTAAATAATATTATTTCCCCGGACAAAAATATGTCCGATTTAAATGACTTGGGTATTTTTATTTTGGATCCAATAGATGTTTTAAAAAAAAATATTAAAGAATTAAAAGAAAAAGTCGATTTTATTGTAGTTCTAAGCAGATTGTCTTTTGAAGAGAACATTAAACTTGCGGGAAACGTAGATGGAATTAATCTTATTATAGGCGGTTTTGATTTTAAACCGAATGAAGAACCGTTAAAAATAAAAAATACTATTTTGGTACAGGCCGGTACCAAAGGCCATTATATAGGAAAAATTACCTTGTCAAAAGAACCGGATTTTCGCCCGTCGAATAAATTATACACGCTGGATACTTCGGTGAAAAATGACCCGGAAATCCAGAAGATGATTGATGAATGTGAGGAAAAATCAGCGGACAGGCAATTAAAAAGGCTCCAGGTCAATAATAAGCATCTCGGCAGTGTTTATTGCAAAGGCTGCCATGAAAAAGAATATAATCAATGGGAAACCACGAGGCACGCCAGGGCGCTTGAGAGTTTAAAAAAAGAAGGGAAAGACAGGGTGCTCGGCTGTTTATCCTGCCATACACTTGGTTATAATCTGGAAGGGGAGACAGGCGTGCAATGCGAGCAATGCCACAAAATATTTACAAATCACGACAAAATTCAAAAGGAGCCGGCTGGCGTCAGCAGGCATATCTGTATAAATTGTCATACAATTGAGCAAAGCCCCGGATTTGATTACATTGAATATTTAAGAAAGGTGATACATTAA